A window of the Pogona vitticeps strain Pit_001003342236 chromosome 4, PviZW2.1, whole genome shotgun sequence genome harbors these coding sequences:
- the LOC110080240 gene encoding DGAT1/2-independent enzyme synthesizing storage lipids encodes MNQCYVNGERTMFDPTSLAHLSKEWIFLISFETKSILLLCLGPFLIPLGIIFLIYMSALFLLIYQMIFKLKGSYCSNTLDDVRLILSTMWNKFARFWNGYELHGTENLPDGPALLIYYHGAIPVDYLYFLTRYFILKRRCCYSIADDFLFKFPGVGSLTTMMCIIPSSMEECLNVLKNGHLLGISPGGVREALFSDESYRLIWHKRKGFAQLAVEAKVPIIPMYTQNVREGYRVFGKTTLARWLYELSRLPFLPPYGGFPVKFRTYIGEPIPYDPNVTAAELAKKTKNALQSLIQKHQRIPGSICHALKERFH; translated from the exons ATGAACCAATGCTACGTAAATGGAGAGAGAACTATGTTCGACCCCACAAGCCTTGCACACTTGTCAAAAGAATGGATTTTTCTTATATCTTTTGAGACCAAATCTATTTTGCTGTTGTGCCTTGGTCCGTTTCTAATTCCTTTaggcattatttttttaatctacatGTCTGCTTTATTCCTTCTAATCTATCAGATGATTTTTAAGCTAAAAGGATCATATTGTAGTAATACATTAGATGATGTGCGACTGATTTTATCAACCATGTGGAATAAATTTGCAAGATTTTGGAATG GCTATGAACTACATGGTACAGAAAACCTCCCAGATGGACCAGCTTTACTTATCTATTACCATGGAGCAATACCTGTAGACTACTTGTACTTTTTAACTAGATATTTTATTCTAAAACGGCGTTGTTGTTACTCAATAGCTGATGACTTTCTTTTCAAATTTCCAG GTGTGGGATCTTTAACCACTATGATGTGCATTATTCCTTCTTCAATGGAAGAGTGTTTAAATGTTCTAAAAAATGGTCATCTGCTGGGAATTTCACCAGGGGGAGTTCGAGAAGCACTCTTTAGTGATGAATCATACAGACTTATATGGCATAAACGTAAAGGTTTTGCCCAGTTGGCTGTAGAAGCTAAAGTG ccCATCATTCCAATGTATACACAAAATGTACGGGAAGGATATAGAGTCTTTGGAAAAACAA CACTAGCTAGATGGTTATATGAATTGAGTCGattgccttttcttcctccatatgGTGGATTTCCAGTCAAATTCCGTACATATATTGGAGAACCTATTCCATATGATCCAAATGTAACGGCTGCGGAATTAGCTAAGAAG